Part of the Actinomycetota bacterium genome, GGCGAAGCCGTGAAGCGCGACAAGATCGACTTCACGCCGAAGACGGCCGCCCCGACGCCGATTGCCACCCCGGCGGGAAGACCGACCGCCGCGGCCGAACCCACGGCGACCCCGGTCAGGAGCAGGGTCCAGGGGTCGCGCAGGTCCTCGGACAGCCGCATCAGAAGTTGGAGATGACGGCGGTGAACACCTTGTCGATCGACTGGGGGTCACCCGCGTCGTAGGCCGCCGCGCGGGAGGCCTCGGCGATCTTCCTGAGGGTCGTCAGATCGGCGTCCTCGCCGTACGCGATGGGAAACACGCGGATGGTCGCCTGATTGCCCTCGCTTCGTAGCTCTCGCAGTGTCCCGTCGAGGTCGGTGTCGGGCGGATACTCGTTGCGGCCGTCGGTGAGGAGCACGACCGCGTTGATCCGCATCGGGTCGTAGCTGCGCTGAAGAGTGCGGACGGAGGCCTTTGTCGTGGCGTACAGAGCGGTGCCACCGCGCGGGACCAGCGACCCGATTCGCTGCTTGATTTCGCCGACCCGCTGTGCCACCGGCGACACGGGGACCAGCTCCTGGTAGGGCGTGGTCCCCTGTAGCTCCGAGCTGAAGATCCACAGCCCCACCTCGTCGTCCTGGGCGAGCTGGTCCAGCGCCTTGATGGCCCCCGCCTTCGCCAGCTCCAGGCGTGAGGATCCCGACTTCGGGACGGCTGTCCCCATCGACCCGGAGACGTCCATCACCAGAAGAACCCGCGCCCTCTTGCGCAACTGGGCCCACGACTTCTGGACGCGGTCCAGGACGCTGGGGGAGGGGGGCGAGATCACCGACTGGGCCCCCTTGGGCAGAACCCCGTTCGACTGGCTGATCTCGCTGCCGGGGTTGCCCTTGAAATCGCGGAAGGCCGCTTTCTGGAAACGCTCCTGCTGCTTGGGGGACTGCAGAAACTTCAGAAAATCGGCGGCGGCCGCCTTCTGGGCGTCGTCAACCCACTCCGCGTTGAGCACCGTGTACGGGTTGTCCGAGACCAGGGTTCCTTCCTTGGGGTAGACGGCGGCGAGGGGCGTCTTCGGAGGCTTGTGCTTCCCGAGCGTCGCGGGGTCGCCGGTCGGGTTGCCCTTGTTGTAGTCCCACACCGACTTCTCCTCCACCGTGACGGCCGAGATGTAGGTGAGGCCGGTGCCCTGGTCGTCGGCCTTCTGGAGGTTCTCCAGGAACGTCAGGGATATGTCCCCGTAGTGGACGACCGACGACTCCACGCCTTTCACAAAGGCCGAGACCTTCGGGTCCTGCAGGTCGGCCTCCGTCAGGTCGCTGGACTTGCCCGTAGCGGCGAAGAACGCGCCGATCGTGGCGTTGAGACCGGACGTGGAGAAATTGGGGTTGGTCTTGCCGAGACGGAACGCCCCCCACTCCGGGTGACCGAACTTGCCCCACCCGGCGGGGTCCTGCGCCAGCGAAAGGACGTCACCCCAGCCGATCGGCTTGGCCGGCCAGCCCAAGGCCTCGGCCATCGGCCGGGGCATGGCGATCACCAAGGGCGTCTCCGCCACGTGCGGGAGATCGTCCGGGACGATGTTGGGCGCGTCGCGCTCGGCGAGCCTCTGCCGCAGGATCGTCACCCAGGACGAGGCGGCGGGCGACCACACGTCCGGGCGTGGGCCGTCAACGCCGGGGTCCCAGCCTCTGGCAAGTGCCTCGGCCGCACCGCCGGACGACTTTGAGGTCACCTGAACGTCCACGCAGCGGCCCCGGACCTCGCGGTCGCCGCGCTCGTACTCGGTGGCTATCTGGGCGAGCAGAGCCGCCTTCTCAGAGGACCCCACCACCGACAGTCCGATGCAGCCCTGGCGGGGCTGCGCGGCCTGGTTTCCGGCGGCGCCCGTGTCCGATGTGTCGCGGCCCCCGCCGAAAACGTTCCGAAGCACCACGATGAGCAGGATTCCGGCAATGGCTGCGACCACGAGCGGAACGTTGTTGCGGCGGGCCGGCTGCATCGCACCTCCG contains:
- a CDS encoding substrate-binding and VWA domain-containing protein, which codes for MQPARRNNVPLVVAAIAGILLIVVLRNVFGGGRDTSDTGAAGNQAAQPRQGCIGLSVVGSSEKAALLAQIATEYERGDREVRGRCVDVQVTSKSSGGAAEALARGWDPGVDGPRPDVWSPAASSWVTILRQRLAERDAPNIVPDDLPHVAETPLVIAMPRPMAEALGWPAKPIGWGDVLSLAQDPAGWGKFGHPEWGAFRLGKTNPNFSTSGLNATIGAFFAATGKSSDLTEADLQDPKVSAFVKGVESSVVHYGDISLTFLENLQKADDQGTGLTYISAVTVEEKSVWDYNKGNPTGDPATLGKHKPPKTPLAAVYPKEGTLVSDNPYTVLNAEWVDDAQKAAAADFLKFLQSPKQQERFQKAAFRDFKGNPGSEISQSNGVLPKGAQSVISPPSPSVLDRVQKSWAQLRKRARVLLVMDVSGSMGTAVPKSGSSRLELAKAGAIKALDQLAQDDEVGLWIFSSELQGTTPYQELVPVSPVAQRVGEIKQRIGSLVPRGGTALYATTKASVRTLQRSYDPMRINAVVLLTDGRNEYPPDTDLDGTLRELRSEGNQATIRVFPIAYGEDADLTTLRKIAEASRAAAYDAGDPQSIDKVFTAVISNF